GCCGGGGACGTCGGCGAGGATGAGGTACTCGTCCGCGTTCTCGTAGATGTCTACGGGCGGGGCCACCGCGGGGCGCTCGTTGACGGTCTCGGCCACCGCGCCACCTTGGGTCTTTGCCAGCTCCTTGGACATGGTCGCCTCCTTTCTCACGCCGACGTCACCGCGATCTGGCGCGGCTTCGCCTCGGGGGCCTTTTCGAGCGTGATCGACAACACGCCGTCGTGGACGGTCGCGGACACCTTCTCGGCGTTGACGTGCGCCGGCAGCGTGAAGCTCCGCGAGAACGCCAGATTGCCGCGTTCTTGCCGGTGGACCGAGTAGCCCTCGGGCGGCGAGACCTTGCGCTCACCGCGGATGGTGAGGGTGTCCCGGTCGAGCTTGATGTCGAGATCCTCCGCGGCCATCCCGGGAACGTCGGCGGTGACGACGAA
This genomic stretch from Deltaproteobacteria bacterium harbors:
- a CDS encoding Hsp20/alpha crystallin family protein, which codes for MFGNYWNDLDRTFAALDELRRRLETPWFHSAWSNGGTAYPRLSLEDNGAAFVVTADVPGMAAEDLDIKLDRDTLTIRGERKVSPPEGYSVHRQERGNLAFSRSFTLPAHVNAEKVSATVHDGVLSITLEKAPEAKPRQIAVTSA